The following are from one region of the Ignavibacteriales bacterium genome:
- the rfaE1 gene encoding D-glycero-beta-D-manno-heptose-7-phosphate kinase gives MVTFTNSRLQTLFENLAGKRVAVIGDLMLDRYFWGSVTRMSPEAPVPVVEVESESTRLGGAANVANNIASLGGIPFMVGVVGGDDSGKALTSIVAESGFRTEGILVDLARPTTVKTRVIAHHQHVVRVDREVKNDIDESVQSRLIDVLRRNAGSLDAIIIEDYNKGVVVKNFIREVIDFAVQNRIIITVDPKFHNFFEFKHVTVFKPNRKETEEALGVRLNDQASVEQAGRTLVERLNAQNVLLTLGERGMTLVEGDGRMTHVPTAARKVSDVSGAGDTVISTLTMVLAAGGSIREASMLANIAGGIVCGEVGIVPIDPSVLRTSVTSS, from the coding sequence TTGGTAACCTTTACAAACTCCCGTTTACAAACCCTTTTTGAAAATCTCGCGGGAAAGCGCGTTGCGGTGATCGGGGACTTGATGCTCGACCGCTATTTCTGGGGATCTGTCACCAGGATGTCTCCGGAGGCCCCCGTTCCGGTGGTCGAGGTAGAATCTGAATCGACCCGGCTGGGTGGAGCAGCGAATGTCGCGAACAATATAGCCTCCCTTGGCGGGATACCGTTCATGGTAGGTGTGGTTGGCGGCGACGATTCAGGTAAGGCGCTGACCTCTATTGTGGCGGAAAGCGGATTTCGAACCGAGGGCATTCTCGTTGATCTGGCCCGTCCGACGACGGTAAAAACTAGAGTGATCGCCCACCATCAGCACGTCGTTCGGGTGGACAGGGAGGTCAAGAACGATATTGACGAAAGCGTCCAGAGCCGACTGATTGATGTGCTCCGTCGCAATGCGGGATCGCTCGATGCGATCATCATCGAAGACTACAACAAGGGGGTCGTTGTCAAGAACTTCATCAGAGAAGTGATCGACTTCGCCGTCCAGAATCGGATCATTATTACGGTTGACCCGAAGTTTCATAACTTCTTCGAATTCAAACACGTCACGGTGTTCAAACCGAACCGCAAAGAAACTGAAGAAGCGCTTGGTGTCCGGCTGAACGATCAGGCAAGCGTCGAGCAAGCTGGACGAACGCTGGTCGAGCGGCTCAACGCGCAGAACGTGCTCCTCACGCTTGGCGAACGGGGAATGACGCTGGTCGAAGGGGATGGCCGGATGACGCACGTGCCTACCGCGGCCCGGAAGGTCTCTGATGTCTCGGGCGCCGGCGATACGGTGATATCGACCCTGACCATGGTGCTCGCTGCCGGAGGGTCAATTCGAGAAGCGTCGATGCTCGCCAACATTGCAGGGGGGATCGTATGCGGAGAAGTGGGCATTGTGCCCATCGACCCATCAGTGTTGCGTACCAGTGTAACAAGTTCCTGA
- the rfaE2 gene encoding D-glycero-beta-D-manno-heptose 1-phosphate adenylyltransferase, producing the protein MGKILSRNELVQVRRQIKAEGKRVVFTNGCFDILHRGHVDYLTRAKGQGDILIVGLNTDSSVQRLKGPSRPVVEEADRAVVIAALAVVDYVCLFDEDTPYELISALVPDILVKGADWSVNDIVGKDVVEAAGGAVHTIEFLPNRSTSKIIQKIAQTVHPQPK; encoded by the coding sequence ATGGGCAAAATTCTTTCTCGCAATGAACTCGTTCAAGTCCGCCGGCAGATCAAGGCGGAGGGCAAACGCGTCGTATTTACGAACGGGTGTTTCGACATCCTTCATCGGGGTCATGTCGACTACCTTACCAGGGCCAAAGGTCAGGGGGACATACTCATTGTTGGGCTCAACACGGACAGTTCTGTTCAGCGCTTGAAAGGCCCTTCGCGGCCTGTCGTCGAAGAGGCGGACAGGGCAGTGGTCATTGCGGCCCTTGCCGTCGTTGACTATGTCTGTCTGTTTGATGAAGACACGCCCTATGAGTTGATCAGCGCGCTCGTCCCCGATATCCTCGTGAAGGGGGCCGATTGGTCCGTGAATGATATTGTCGGAAAGGACGTTGTAGAGGCCGCAGGCGGAGCAGTCCACACCATCGAATTCCTCCCCAATCGTTCCACCAGCAAGATCATTCAGAAGATTGCTCAGACTGTGCACCCGCAGCCGAAATGA
- a CDS encoding GxGYxYP family putative glycoside hydrolase yields the protein MRRSSFLMLLLSAGLFQNSMLAQSGSATVVAFEFSKTVTSLSDSRARAVAFHSFYFVDSYGSILGDTLLFGTPVVDQMLGEGWFTKESDNTIGSYQWAGGSGKKAVLSIQVPNGAEGLVVKVLSIQDSLRMDVRIGGSIVSSLLVDTYWHSGYIPVGLVMPEPRPNKEPVWTQGLYFPKFPRTDSVYVIHVHTTWGNGSGWNLSEDVNWRLRNYNDMTALTLVGMQGIINRYGARVHFEWEDPFHINSSWIPTIKENIKTKVFDFDGLSAINFLYRRFASYFSGAVIYEPEVPETINLATMFAGVDNAIIVAPGEIGLPGVPQLATVNDLRTLVQQYGWKATNDDQTRIYQWVYDNLWSRLDHRIFGLISPGPPTSRAFEPGSSQYFSLETIARDYLIALKLPCVYLHPQEEPQKSLLARFLDASPSPIAITGSFAGWEDETEQIGSTHGDMNFGLTWPEQIFNCGNFSVFASIDTPPAKYVPKMDPQKILKFCSGAPAATMFPTDGDATNYTMQHGYDVFDWRNVQGQNSGWTIASYLWNLAPPVWNYYVKTAVQISLLSDVNGAGYMNNWCMNDTEIVNYLRYTARYLEVSGLDVIHIFEGHNTSFWTGSHAAKYYTYLHTAGYKGSILGYNNNYYRGFGLFYAGSPAPTVRTGYRMHSHNLDWVVNELTARKPGEELYYVSEIRNIQGDLVNPNSQYVSDSSSSNGTSTCISKANQNAIFFTMDNMILAPGRYEATFRLKVSQNTSPTTIVRVSLFDDGQQSQHAIFNRSILASEFTAPGKYQDFVVKFTLNDITTDLRWVIVCGDGSTDLYADNVRTKNLDGANLPITGTIVIDNLNINERGLLARVPEMFTSKFELKGGVVLNPSEYVAALNPEYMIEFAKPILGSGHPAIADAQSKFSAGKYFESMMAIRIALGQKVSTSPLAPVLLSPAHQSPNLPVILTLGWSTSVGATKYHLQVSKDSLFSQLITNDSTITTTSYQMNSLTNSTTYYWRVKGKTATGSGDWSTVWSFTTTRGTMSLSVNSGWNIISVPLQALDMNLGVLFPDATSQAFGFSNGYVLAPSLIPGKGYWLKFPTGKNCTVDGTSVRPASIALTAGWNMVGPFDFDVPTSSVTSTPAGIVASAYFGFNNGYTTATTLTVGKGYWVKVSQAGTLTLQPPSGTTAGGSVASTSTESQETNKVVVFTFEDNAGRRGTIRLAEGRSGEELPPVPPEGILDIRFRSNTTTESMGSNNHEVMLSSVEYPVTIIAHGVDEMELWMLDGVGGTVLKEKLEEGKKITIAQKLSKLILTERKEELPTQYELSQNYPNPFNPTTTIGYALPKQSLVTLTIYDLLGREIETLVSKELPPGYYTAKWAANVPSGVYIYRIRAGEYVASKKMILLH from the coding sequence ATGCGCAGATCATCATTCCTAATGCTCCTGCTCTCTGCGGGGCTTTTCCAGAATTCAATGTTGGCTCAGAGTGGATCGGCCACGGTGGTCGCATTCGAATTCAGCAAAACGGTAACGAGCCTCTCAGATTCACGTGCCCGAGCGGTAGCGTTCCACTCGTTCTATTTCGTCGATTCGTATGGGAGCATTTTGGGTGATACGCTGCTCTTCGGCACACCTGTTGTGGACCAAATGCTCGGCGAAGGATGGTTCACCAAAGAGAGTGACAACACGATCGGTTCATATCAATGGGCGGGTGGGAGTGGAAAGAAAGCGGTTCTCAGCATACAGGTGCCGAATGGTGCCGAAGGTCTTGTGGTCAAGGTTCTGTCTATTCAAGACAGTCTGCGAATGGATGTCAGGATTGGCGGAAGCATTGTCTCCTCGCTGTTGGTCGATACGTACTGGCATTCGGGCTACATACCCGTCGGACTGGTGATGCCGGAACCGCGTCCAAACAAAGAGCCGGTCTGGACACAAGGTCTCTACTTCCCGAAGTTCCCGCGCACGGATAGCGTCTACGTGATTCACGTCCACACTACATGGGGAAACGGCAGCGGCTGGAATCTGAGTGAAGACGTGAACTGGCGCCTGCGCAACTACAATGACATGACTGCACTCACGTTAGTGGGGATGCAGGGGATCATCAACCGCTATGGGGCGAGAGTGCATTTCGAATGGGAGGATCCGTTCCACATTAACTCATCATGGATTCCCACAATCAAGGAGAACATCAAGACGAAGGTCTTTGATTTCGACGGTCTGAGTGCCATCAATTTTCTCTACCGGCGGTTTGCATCGTACTTTTCCGGAGCGGTGATCTACGAACCGGAAGTGCCAGAGACAATTAACTTGGCGACGATGTTTGCTGGCGTGGACAATGCGATCATAGTTGCCCCGGGAGAGATTGGCCTTCCCGGAGTTCCACAATTGGCGACAGTGAATGATCTCAGGACCCTTGTTCAGCAGTATGGTTGGAAAGCAACCAATGATGATCAAACCAGGATCTATCAATGGGTCTATGACAACCTGTGGTCCAGGCTTGACCATCGGATATTTGGACTGATCAGCCCTGGTCCACCAACGTCCAGGGCGTTCGAACCGGGGTCAAGCCAATACTTTTCCCTGGAGACTATCGCTCGTGACTATCTCATCGCTCTGAAACTTCCCTGCGTATACCTTCACCCACAGGAAGAACCGCAAAAATCTCTTCTTGCGAGATTTCTCGATGCTTCTCCGTCGCCTATTGCCATCACTGGTTCGTTTGCCGGTTGGGAAGATGAAACTGAGCAAATCGGGAGTACGCATGGTGACATGAATTTCGGGCTGACATGGCCGGAACAGATTTTCAACTGTGGCAACTTCTCCGTATTCGCGAGCATCGATACACCACCTGCAAAATATGTCCCCAAAATGGATCCACAAAAGATCCTGAAATTCTGCAGCGGCGCACCGGCAGCCACGATGTTCCCGACAGACGGTGATGCTACGAATTATACCATGCAGCATGGGTATGATGTCTTTGATTGGAGAAATGTCCAGGGTCAGAATTCCGGTTGGACCATTGCCTCGTATTTGTGGAACCTTGCACCACCCGTTTGGAACTATTACGTAAAGACCGCCGTCCAAATCAGTTTGCTCTCCGACGTCAATGGCGCAGGCTACATGAACAACTGGTGCATGAATGACACCGAAATCGTAAACTACCTTCGATATACTGCCAGGTATTTGGAAGTGTCGGGCCTTGATGTTATTCATATTTTTGAGGGACATAACACCAGCTTCTGGACGGGTTCTCACGCAGCAAAATACTACACCTATCTTCATACCGCCGGCTACAAAGGTTCAATCCTCGGATACAACAATAACTACTATCGGGGATTTGGCCTTTTCTATGCCGGTTCGCCCGCTCCTACCGTGAGGACCGGTTACAGGATGCACAGCCATAATCTCGATTGGGTTGTGAACGAACTCACCGCAAGAAAGCCCGGGGAAGAGCTTTATTACGTCTCTGAAATTCGCAACATCCAGGGAGACCTGGTTAACCCAAATAGTCAGTATGTAAGTGACTCGTCTTCCTCCAACGGAACGTCAACCTGTATTTCAAAAGCAAATCAGAATGCGATCTTCTTCACGATGGACAATATGATCCTGGCACCGGGGCGATACGAAGCGACATTCAGACTGAAGGTGAGCCAGAACACATCACCAACAACTATTGTGAGAGTCTCTCTTTTCGATGACGGTCAGCAGAGTCAGCATGCGATCTTCAATCGATCGATCCTGGCATCTGAGTTTACCGCTCCGGGAAAATATCAGGACTTCGTGGTGAAGTTTACACTGAATGATATCACGACGGATCTCAGGTGGGTCATCGTTTGTGGCGATGGATCAACTGATCTCTATGCCGACAATGTCCGTACCAAGAATCTCGACGGAGCAAACCTACCGATCACAGGGACGATCGTCATAGACAATCTCAACATCAACGAACGGGGTCTCCTCGCCAGAGTGCCGGAGATGTTCACGTCGAAGTTTGAATTGAAGGGGGGGGTGGTCCTGAATCCTTCTGAGTATGTCGCAGCTTTGAATCCAGAGTATATGATCGAGTTTGCCAAACCGATCCTCGGATCTGGCCACCCTGCCATAGCCGATGCACAAAGCAAATTTTCAGCAGGCAAGTATTTCGAAAGTATGATGGCTATCCGCATAGCCCTAGGGCAGAAGGTATCGACGAGTCCGCTTGCCCCCGTTCTGCTCTCGCCGGCTCATCAATCACCCAATCTTCCGGTGATTTTAACACTCGGGTGGTCAACATCCGTCGGAGCAACGAAGTACCATCTGCAGGTCTCAAAGGACTCGCTGTTCTCTCAACTCATCACCAATGACTCGACGATCACCACGACGTCATATCAGATGAATTCGTTGACGAATAGTACAACCTACTACTGGCGTGTGAAGGGAAAGACCGCAACTGGTTCCGGCGATTGGTCAACGGTGTGGAGCTTCACCACGACTCGTGGTACGATGAGTCTGAGTGTAAACTCAGGGTGGAACATCATCTCTGTCCCACTTCAGGCATTGGATATGAATCTAGGCGTGCTCTTTCCAGATGCGACATCGCAAGCATTTGGCTTCAGCAATGGCTATGTCCTTGCCCCGTCTCTCATTCCCGGAAAGGGATACTGGCTCAAGTTCCCGACAGGGAAAAACTGCACGGTCGACGGCACATCAGTCAGACCGGCCAGTATTGCACTGACTGCGGGATGGAATATGGTGGGGCCGTTTGATTTCGATGTCCCAACATCATCTGTCACGTCTACACCGGCCGGAATTGTTGCGTCGGCGTATTTTGGATTCAACAACGGCTACACCACGGCCACGACGCTGACTGTCGGCAAGGGGTACTGGGTCAAGGTGTCGCAAGCGGGAACGTTGACTCTCCAGCCGCCGAGCGGAACAACGGCTGGAGGATCTGTTGCGTCAACCTCGACTGAATCACAAGAAACTAATAAGGTAGTCGTATTTACGTTCGAAGACAACGCGGGCAGAAGGGGAACGATACGTTTGGCAGAAGGAAGGAGCGGAGAAGAACTGCCGCCGGTTCCACCCGAGGGGATCTTAGATATCAGGTTCCGTAGCAACACGACCACAGAGTCGATGGGTTCAAACAATCACGAGGTGATGCTGAGTTCGGTAGAGTATCCGGTGACCATCATTGCTCATGGAGTTGACGAAATGGAATTGTGGATGTTGGATGGGGTGGGTGGGACAGTATTAAAAGAGAAGTTGGAAGAGGGGAAGAAAATCACGATAGCGCAGAAGCTGTCGAAGCTAATACTGACGGAACGCAAGGAAGAGTTGCCGACGCAGTATGAGCTCAGTCAGAACTATCCTAATCCATTCAATCCAACGACAACGATCGGGTATGCATTGCCGAAGCAGAGTCTGGTGACGCTCACGATATATGATTTGTTGGGTCGGGAGATCGAGACGCTCGTGTCGAAGGAATTGCCACCCGGATACTACACTGCGAAGTGGGCCGCAAACGTTCCGAGTGGGGTCTACATCTACAGGATTCGGGCTGGAGAATATGTGGCGTCAAAGAAAATGATTCTGCTGCATTGA
- a CDS encoding mannanase, whose amino-acid sequence MFFRILLLCCFVSLLLDSCSFLPFLRQREDFVRVKGTHLMLNGKPYYFTGANMWYGCYIGSPGETGDRPRLLRELDSLRANHVVNVRILAASEEGYIKRSVRPVIQRKPGEVDEHLLQGLDFLLAEMAKRRMHAVLYLNNYWEWSGGMTQYNVWTGAKPVDPDDTTQGWGAFMDFSASFYANAPAQKLFREYAQRIITRTNSCNERKYSEDPTIMAWQLANEPRPGRVGITSEKNLPDFYHWIDQTALFIHSLDTIHLVSSGCEGTIGTLQSSAFFLRSHKTPHIDYLTFHLWPLNWGWFDPKRIGETLPVTESKALDYIAAHLALARQLDKPIVMEEFGLDRDGGEILQGTPVTARDRYFRVILDAVRDSAQAGSPIAGCNFWGWGGEAAAKHPDGIWRIGDPFMCDPPHEPQGRNSVFIGDRSTIRIIRESGDSMLRLTDRKPSAPPAADR is encoded by the coding sequence ATGTTCTTCAGAATCCTCCTCCTCTGTTGTTTCGTTTCGCTCCTGTTGGATTCCTGCTCCTTCCTGCCGTTCCTGCGTCAGCGGGAGGATTTTGTGCGGGTGAAGGGGACGCACCTCATGCTCAATGGGAAACCATACTACTTCACCGGTGCCAACATGTGGTACGGATGCTATATCGGCTCACCGGGGGAGACGGGTGATCGGCCGCGCCTCCTGCGCGAGCTTGACTCATTGCGGGCAAACCACGTCGTCAATGTAAGGATTCTTGCAGCGTCGGAAGAAGGGTATATCAAGCGCTCCGTGAGACCTGTCATTCAACGCAAGCCGGGTGAAGTCGATGAACATCTCTTGCAGGGTCTCGACTTTCTTCTCGCCGAGATGGCAAAACGCAGGATGCACGCGGTACTCTATCTCAACAACTACTGGGAATGGTCCGGAGGAATGACGCAGTATAACGTCTGGACCGGAGCCAAGCCGGTCGACCCTGATGACACAACGCAAGGATGGGGGGCTTTCATGGATTTCTCCGCATCCTTCTACGCGAACGCGCCGGCCCAGAAACTGTTCCGTGAATATGCTCAGCGCATTATCACGAGGACAAATTCCTGCAACGAAAGAAAATACTCCGAGGACCCGACGATCATGGCCTGGCAGCTTGCCAATGAACCTCGCCCCGGGAGAGTTGGGATCACGTCGGAGAAAAATCTTCCCGATTTCTATCACTGGATCGATCAGACCGCTCTCTTCATTCACTCACTGGACACCATCCACCTTGTCTCATCCGGATGTGAAGGAACGATTGGGACGCTCCAATCATCGGCATTTTTCCTCAGGTCACACAAGACACCACACATCGACTATCTTACCTTCCACCTGTGGCCGTTGAATTGGGGATGGTTCGACCCGAAGCGCATCGGCGAAACGCTTCCCGTCACAGAATCGAAAGCGCTCGATTACATCGCCGCTCATCTCGCGCTCGCCCGGCAGCTTGACAAACCCATCGTCATGGAGGAGTTCGGCCTTGATCGGGATGGAGGAGAAATACTGCAAGGCACTCCCGTGACGGCGCGCGACCGTTATTTCCGGGTAATCCTAGACGCAGTCCGCGACTCCGCGCAGGCCGGCTCCCCCATCGCAGGATGCAACTTCTGGGGATGGGGAGGAGAGGCCGCGGCGAAACATCCGGATGGGATCTGGAGAATAGGTGATCCATTCATGTGCGATCCGCCGCATGAACCACAGGGGCGGAATTCAGTTTTCATAGGCGACCGATCGACAATCCGGATCATCAGAGAAAGCGGAGACAGCATGCTCCGATTGACTGACCGCAAACCGAGCGCTCCTCCCGCGGCGGATAGATGA
- a CDS encoding Ig-like domain-containing protein, with protein sequence MLLDTLKTDHPLLARISVLVLSCLLPWQVGFSQSSVKYNNQQLFLSGSNLAWLSFANDIGPGTRDFTAFGDVLLQMHNHGGNALRWWLHTNGTVSPAFNDTGAVIGPGDGTIESLRKALDIAWQREIGMNLCLWSFDMLRSTNSSSVVARNLKLLSDTTYISAYINNCLIPMVDSLKRHPAIIAWEIFNEPEGMSNEFYFHSVDPHVPMSTIQRFVNLCAGAIHRRDSTAQVTNGAWSFKALTDVPLGSLAKSGSGVSQVNAADRQQMLRDFNKKYGFSFSSGEFDVYLQRIAASDNYNYYSDNRLIAAGGDQKGTLDFYSVHYYDWGGTPISPLHHPSGTWLLTKPIVVAEFALKDTYGVMKQDIYKTLFRHGYAGALAWSWTDAAFSSPEDMLAGMRSLWDNYKSAVDVHGVGGDWANVTITRPANDTVLAASAPITIEASAAVTDDGRVVKVEFFADDTLKIGDRTTAPYSAVWNNPPSGYHTLTALATGNLGHKSSSNRVRIQVGTPSTIRLEAEAAAKEGDLANMFVRSLQTASGGAYIELRTQTGKITWTLPPVSTAGTYDITFGFRMSFAAPKTQVLNVNDTRIADVVFDGAMSEWLEKKQSVTLVKGSNTIQLELSWGWMDLDYLAVPRGLSTVVENDPAVLPQRFLLEQNYPNPFNPSTTVKFALPVRSHVSLVVYDVLGRRVAELLRGELAAGHHAAVWTAGESSGVYYCVMEAEPVIAPYQRARGVIKLLLIR encoded by the coding sequence ATGCTTCTCGACACTCTAAAGACCGATCACCCCCTCCTCGCGAGAATCTCTGTCCTCGTACTGAGCTGCCTGCTTCCATGGCAAGTTGGCTTTTCGCAGAGCAGCGTCAAATACAACAACCAGCAGCTCTTTCTCAGCGGATCGAATCTGGCTTGGCTGAGCTTTGCAAATGACATTGGGCCGGGCACCAGAGATTTCACCGCATTCGGAGACGTTCTGCTGCAAATGCACAACCATGGCGGTAATGCGCTTCGATGGTGGCTGCACACCAATGGAACGGTGAGCCCGGCATTCAACGACACTGGGGCTGTCATCGGACCGGGAGATGGAACAATAGAGAGTCTGAGGAAGGCGCTGGATATCGCCTGGCAGAGGGAGATAGGGATGAACCTTTGTCTCTGGTCGTTTGATATGCTTCGGTCAACAAACAGCTCCTCAGTTGTAGCTCGCAATCTGAAACTGCTCAGCGACACCACATACATCAGCGCGTATATCAACAACTGCCTCATTCCAATGGTGGACTCGCTCAAACGCCACCCTGCCATCATTGCGTGGGAAATATTCAATGAGCCGGAAGGAATGAGCAACGAATTCTACTTCCATTCCGTCGATCCTCATGTGCCGATGTCGACAATTCAACGGTTTGTGAACCTTTGCGCGGGTGCCATCCATCGGAGAGATTCCACCGCGCAGGTGACCAACGGAGCATGGAGTTTCAAAGCGCTCACAGATGTTCCTCTTGGCTCTCTTGCGAAGTCCGGTTCCGGAGTGAGCCAAGTCAATGCCGCCGACCGTCAGCAGATGCTGAGGGATTTCAACAAGAAATACGGATTCTCTTTCAGCTCCGGAGAATTCGATGTATACCTGCAGCGTATCGCGGCCTCCGACAATTACAATTACTACTCGGACAACCGGTTGATCGCAGCGGGTGGAGACCAGAAAGGAACACTTGATTTCTATTCCGTGCACTACTATGACTGGGGCGGAACGCCGATCTCGCCGCTTCATCATCCATCCGGCACCTGGCTCTTGACCAAACCGATTGTCGTGGCAGAGTTTGCTCTCAAAGATACATATGGCGTTATGAAGCAGGATATCTACAAGACCCTTTTTCGGCATGGATATGCCGGCGCGCTTGCGTGGTCATGGACGGATGCAGCGTTTTCGTCGCCGGAGGACATGCTCGCGGGGATGCGATCACTCTGGGATAACTACAAGAGCGCGGTGGACGTTCATGGCGTCGGCGGAGACTGGGCGAACGTTACCATCACGCGGCCGGCCAACGATACTGTTCTTGCAGCTTCGGCGCCAATTACCATTGAGGCAAGCGCCGCCGTGACTGATGATGGGCGTGTTGTCAAGGTTGAGTTCTTCGCCGATGATACATTGAAGATTGGCGACCGAACAACAGCTCCATACTCTGCTGTCTGGAACAATCCCCCGAGCGGGTACCACACGCTGACGGCCCTTGCAACAGGAAACCTGGGGCACAAAAGCAGTTCAAACAGGGTGCGTATTCAGGTTGGGACACCGTCGACCATCAGGTTGGAAGCAGAGGCGGCAGCGAAAGAAGGCGATCTCGCAAACATGTTCGTCAGGAGTCTTCAGACGGCAAGCGGAGGGGCGTATATTGAATTGCGAACACAGACGGGGAAGATTACATGGACGCTTCCTCCCGTTTCGACAGCCGGGACGTATGATATTACATTTGGATTTCGAATGTCATTCGCCGCACCGAAGACTCAAGTTCTCAATGTCAACGATACTCGTATCGCTGATGTCGTATTTGATGGAGCGATGAGCGAGTGGTTAGAGAAGAAGCAATCCGTCACCCTGGTCAAGGGGAGCAATACAATCCAATTGGAACTCTCGTGGGGCTGGATGGATCTCGATTACCTGGCTGTGCCGAGAGGCCTTTCAACCGTTGTCGAAAACGATCCCGCAGTCTTGCCTCAGAGATTTCTGCTGGAACAAAACTATCCCAATCCATTCAATCCATCGACAACTGTGAAATTCGCGCTTCCCGTCCGGAGCCATGTTTCCCTTGTCGTGTATGATGTCCTTGGTCGTCGTGTCGCAGAGCTGTTACGAGGAGAACTGGCAGCCGGCCATCACGCGGCCGTGTGGACCGCCGGGGAATCTTCGGGGGTCTACTATTGTGTAATGGAAGCGGAACCAGTCATCGCGCCGTATCAACGCGCACGCGGCGTCATCAAACTACTGCTGATCAGGTGA